Genomic segment of Malus domestica chromosome 15, GDT2T_hap1:
ATTTTATAGTGATTTATGATCATTGCAGACAATGAGGGTGTGGGATTGAAGATGCTACAATTTACTACCAGGACTCCTACGTCCTTCGGACGGACCCTAGTCTTTTCGAAGAGCTCGTCGAGTGCTCCAAACATGACCATTGAGGCTTCAGCTCGGCCTTCTTTCATGGTTGCCGTGTTTTCAGTCGACATGATGACGGATTTTGGGATGTAGGTCTCGTCTCCTAAGCCTGATGAGTTTAGAATTCTCTTTTGGAATTCTAGGCTCGCCTCGTCGAATTTGCCCGATTTTCTTGCTACCTCTATGAATTGTTCCTTAGAGACCTAATTAAGAATATCACAAAGTAACATATACTTATAAATTACTTTCATTTGCAGTAATAAATAAATTGCGCGCGACCCCCTTATAATTACAATTCAATCATTTAATTTGAGATTACTTTCCAATTTACAAATGACCAAggacataataaaaaaaacaccatATGCATATATCCCATGTATTTCTTTTGAAATATATAGCTACCAGCGAGAGAACATAATAGATTCATCTCAACTTCAATtacaaaacactttttttttaaatttattaaggAAAAAATAAGCTAATTATGGAAATAAAAGTTAAATATTCTGACAGGTGTAGCGAAATTTAGTATTTGCTTTAATTATTAGAGATTTAAAGTTCAAGTCTCGTGAATAtgtcaaatgaagaaaaatcaaatccaaaaatgTTTTCCCATatcaaaaaaaaagttaaaccaaaaaaacataaaatcaacaaaaaaaaacacaaatataagAATGTTTTAATTAATGATTATAACTTGTCACCATACATAATCAACAAAACCATGAAAGATTAGATGTTGAAATTAAGTCGTCAAAGTCATatattatatacacacacatggaAAACCAATGCAAATAAGTCATTGAAAAAGTtactaattaatccattaattaaacaaaaacctACCTTAAGATCGTCATTAGGCCGAAAACAAGCGAAATCAACGAGGTAGATGGATCGAGGGCGTGACATTAAGTAAACAGACAAAGTGAacacaaaaacaccaaagaacCCTAGCACAGTTGCTAGGTCATAACGTGCATCATCCCAAAGCTTCTTCCACAGCTCCTCCCTACTCAAACTTCCCACCTCAGCACTAAAAACCAGCACAAGCACAGGGATGGTGGCCAAGTATATGGCATGGTTGATGAGGTGGTGGTACCCTAACTTCACATACTTTAGGTTTACGGACTGTAAAAAGTCCGGCAGCCGCCTGCGCACTCTAACGGAGAACGTGAGGGAGCCAGCATTGGGGCCGGACGACTCAACCCCACGGTTGACAATCTCGGTGGACAGGAGATCTTGCTCACTGGCCATGGTGGGTGGGATTGGCATGGACAGGATTGGATTGGTTTGTGAGAGAGATGAAAGGAGTGTTAATATATATGAGCATCAAAAGTGGTGGTTGGAAAATAGTTAATGCAAACGCCAACTAGAACCAACTCGAACAACCATTAGTTGAGAGCTTTTAAGAGCTTTgcatattccttttttttttttttttttacaataatGGAATGGAATTTTTGGAGTGTGCAATtccaattcttcttcttcttggtttactctattttgtaaaaaatttgattaacattttttttttctttttgtgaacATGGAAAATTAATTGGTTCTGGTTATAGATGATGCGAGTGATAGTGTCACACACTTTGTTGTGTTTCTTGTGAATATTAATGAGTCAAAAACAAAGGAAACTTAAAGAAGGTAGTTGAGGGAAGGGGGCATTTGCCCTTCAAGGCCATTAGCTGGCTTCACCAAAGGAGAAGTTTTTAAGTGTACCAGTAATCAGGCCGTGTTCTCGGTAcatcgaaaaaaaaattcaaaagagaGGCTTGTTATTTTATTCATCTACCATGGTCATCAccatttaattatatttatctGTGGTACGAGAAGTTAATGGAATGCTTAATTAGTGGAGTCCTCTTTACAACTGTTAATATCGGTGGGAAAAATCATAGAAAATGACTCTTCATGTATCACTTGTTAATGTCGAGTGTAATATTAATAATAGTCAGATGCAGTAACAGTTTAGTCTGGAGAATTGCATCTTCAAAATGTAGTTTTAAGAGGCTTATTCGTGAAGAATTCAATTACTAGACTcgacaaaaaaagaagaagaggaatatGGGTAAAGTTTGCTGAAGATGCTCATTCGGTTGGATAACTCACTTGTTCTTCCTTCAAATGGGGCAACGATATTAATGTGTTGATCAAAATTCATTGGTGCTGCGTCTCAATCTGTATTTAATATTGGTAGTCAATGAGCAAAGTtctaccttaaaaacactttgagTGATACCATCACGTTATTATTTGGTGTTATTAAGTTATGTGTTACAATATAAGTTGGCAGAGAATTTATTCGAATGTGATTGTCTCACTACTATGtgatattaataatttattcaTGTTATAACAAGTGAATCTATTTATTAATACTATATCCCAGGTCCAAAACATATTAAACATGTCATCCATCCATGTTATAACATTTAGATTAATAACTTGAGGTGGGAAGTGTGATTTCACGTCAAACAATTTCTCATATTTTACGTAGTATCAATATATAAAACACATTATAATACAAGTTGACTGTAACACCACGACTATGTAATTATGCGATAATCACAACAAAGACTCCAAATTATGACTTGTCTTGAATGCTAGAACTAACACCAACTCTTGGTTCCCAACTGTCAACCTCTCTTTATTACGCATGGGACCTTTGCACAACCAGAAGTTCCATTATTACAGCCCTAATACAAATCACGTTATCCATTACTATTGAGggtaaaattacaaaatttgtaaagttagtgggaaataaaataaataaaaatttaagatGACAACAGGGAAACCATGGCCTTGGCAGAATCTGGTCCGTGATTATTCACACTAGGTATTATTTCCACTGGAGAAACAAGCTTCACAAACTCTTTGAGTTCTGTAAAGCTGGAATGCTCGCTGTATGGCACCTCATACCTGCAGTGCAAGAGGAGAAAGCGGGAGTGAGAGAATCACTACTCTGTAATGTTTGATATAGTCAAAAGTTTCATCTGAGGCAATGTAGTATTGTAGCAGAGAAGGAAATGTCACCTTATAACGGTACCCTGCTGTGATCTTCTTCCTGGGGACTTCTTTCCCTTACCAAAAGTCCAACCAGTTGGAGAGAAAGCAACGATAAGGCTGAATCGACCCTGAGAGTTAAAGAACAAAGCAACTAGTTAAGCACTTCGAAACTTTAGTCTTGCCCTTGGCCTAATATGAAGTGGAATTCGAGATCATGGAAAGGGTAGCTTAATCGAGAAATGTAAGTTCATGATATGATGCTACTTCACAAATCTCAGagtaaaaaatttcattatatATCTACATGAGTTACATTTATTCTTCAAAAACACATTTCTCTGGATATGTCTACATACCAAGGTAACATAATAAGGAAAAGGGTAAATCCCTCACCGAATATTGATTGGAAATATGCTTCAGTCGCTTGAAGCTTGCAAGTGTCCACATAGGGACCACATGGATATGGCTTTCCTGTTCGTTTAATGTAAACCACTGCATATCTTCTTCAGGAAAATCCAAGCATTTTAATGTATGCAGCTTTCCTGCATTAACATAAATCTTTTTCCGGAGCACACGAGCAACCTCCAAAAAAAGTCGTTCCTTTCCTGTTGCAAAATGGAGACAAAACACATGGATGGGGAGACAGAAATAAATGAGCTGGGGGTTAAAGAGATAACAGAAATGAAATACAATGACCACTTTATGGAGTCATCCAATGATATAGAGCAACACATTGGAATGGATATGTAAAAGCAAAAGGAAGGGAGATAGAAACGAGATAAGCAGTGAACTCTACCAATAGTGTAGCTGCCGATCAGAAATAGAGTTTTAGGGTTGAAAGTTTCAGCTTGAATGGCATCAATGACGAACTGTATTACAGCCTCCTGCTTTGGAAAATCATACTGCAAAGCATAATGAAATGAGAGTAAACGTCACTTCGCTTCTAAATTTGTAGTATGCAGTATATACTTTCCAACAACAAAATGACGAGCAATCTATTTTCAAAGGGGATAAAGGAAAGACATGAACTTCATAACATATGCCGTATTCTATGTGGCTGGCTCACCTGTGGATTACAATAAGTGGTATCAAGGATGAGAGTATGGATAGAACATGCTTGCAAAAAAGACATGCTTGCTGCGCTGTCGCTATAGCGAAAGTCCCCTGTATGCAGAACAGCCTAGATACACATGGAACCGGGACCATTATCCAACAAACatagaaaagaaaacaagaataCCATGGAGTGAGGTTAAAAGGTAAGTTTGGACCACACCTTACTGTCGGGTGGTTCGAAAAGTATAATTATCGAACCAGGACAGTGGTTTGCATCCAAGCAGGTCACATTAATACCAGCAATATTCATCTTTTGGTTGACGGGTACAACCTGTATGCTGTCCCATGGAATGCCAATCTTCATATTTACAAGCTTAGCTGTGATGGAGGAGCAATAAATCTTTCCGTGACAGAAGGACTTCGTTAGACCTTGATAATCTGCAGTAACAAATGCAATCATATCGAACCAGATAACTTTGACCCACAAAGGTCTGCAAATAACTAGCCCTATGTAGTAGCTTCCATCATTCCAAATGGGGTACATTTCCGGACAAACATCATTCCAAATCAGGTACATTTCCGGACTAACAAGCAAGAttaaatataagttttaaatggaaaaattagaaaaagcaTTCTTACGATCCATATGAAAGTGAGTTAGAAACCAATGCGAACAATCCCGTCTAAGATATTTGAAAGCGTCCTGCAAATGGGAACAAATGAACTTGTCAGAAAATCAGCCTCAGGCTTATAAATGAAGaggatgaaaacaccataactTATGCTAAAGCTGAAGAACAATACATAGTACATACTAAAAAGTGTAGTACACAGTGACATTCACAATCGCCTGCAAGGCCTCTTACCACTCGAAATGGTGTTCCTGGTATGCAACACCATGAGGGAATATCCCTGAGTTTCCGATTTGTGGCATTATTGTTCGCCACACCACGTTTCTGACCAGAACCTGACACCCGTTTTTCTACCCTTTGCTGTTCTCTAGAGGTGGTGCAAACTTGCTTCCTAGCAGTTCCAAATCCCGGGAAGTAATCTGTGATCAATTTGTTTGCAGCTGTTTTACTAACATCATTAACTGGTGCTTCTGAAGCGTCATTGGGCATATCGACTCCATTGGCTCTCTTTTTTCTTGGTTGTGCTTCTGTTGAactagtagtagtagtagtggcACCTTCTCTAAGTTGAGCAAGGGCATGCACAATCTTCTTCTGCGGACCAAGTGCAGTAATGCCTATGCTAAACAAATCCTTCACAGcaaataaaaaccaacaagaaagagaaattcaatccaaatccaaatcaagtaaccaaaagggtgagttAATAGGCAGACATATCCTACGTTCTATACCTCTTCTGTGAGCCATTGTAGAGTGTCCCAATCAATCTCTTCTCGAACAAAAACATCCTTGTACTTCTCTAATCCCAGGCTGCCCAGCCACTCAAGAACTTGCCCGGAATTTTGATGCTCCCTTTCCTCATCGGGACGCGGAGCCTGCTCCAAGCAAAACACTACCACAATTAGCATTCACAATCAATAGCCAAAATCTTCAAAAAGATTAATACTTTATACTTACATCTTGCGTTTGAACTTCCTCTTTGTCAAGACACTCATTGCTATGGACCTGCCTCTCTTCGTCGCTCAAATCCGAAATGTCAGCCCCACACAGAGGACACAGCACCAAACCCGCATTTTCGTCCTCCACAATTCCAAACCCTTCCTCCATTCCATTGACGCCAACACTCTCTCCTCCTTCTGCTCGATCGCACAGCTTCAGCAGCACATCGAGCTCCTCAAAATCCTGGCTTTCGCCATCACCCGAACCGAAATCCCAATCGGGTCGAGGCTTGATTAACCTAGATTCGATTGAATTGCACAGATATCCCCCTTTGGATTTCAACCCCTTTTCCTCGTCAACGCACGCAGAAGAAGAAGCGAGACCGCCACCGTCGAGCGTCCCGCAATCGAAGCTTGCGGGTATCGAATCCAAGCTGCAGTCCTCGAAAACCGAGGATTTGAAACCCTGGGTCTGCTCCAAAGTCGAGTCTTTGCTGCCTAAACAATTGGGGGGAATATTCTCCTTGCCGCGATAGACGGGTTTGGAGCGCTTCAGCTTTTTGGAAGGCTTGGGAGCTGTGGCTGTTTGGGTGAGTGGGATCTGAAAGTCGTCGTCGTcagcggcggcggcggcgatCATGGAGTTGAACCTGGTGGAAGAGAAAGGCTGCGACTTTGAGGACATGTTTAGCTCCTCTTCTCCGTTGAGTATTCTGTGCCTATCACTGCTCTCACTCCGTCGAGAGAATGTGTGGTTCTCTGTAATCTGCCGAGTAAATGTAATGTGGAAGCAGAAAAGCTGAAAAGGAATTACTTTTGGGGGGAGCAATTTGAAATTTGTTTGGAGCAATGGAAATGGGAGGGAAAAGCAAGCAAATTTGGTTCAAAATCTATTATTGGGCCCAGCAGAAAAGCCCAATTTAATTTTTGAGCTAAGCCCAAAAAAAGCCCAAGTTTCTGTTGGGCAGATTGGCGGGTCTAACCGTCAGGTAGATTCCTCTGGTTTTCCATCTTTTACATCTCACTCCCACCGTAAATTTCTGTTCACCTTCTTTGCTGACTATCTCACACAGTGACACTTCCACTCTCTCTCCGATcctcgtcaccttcacctccaCCGATCGCCGCCATCTTCCTGCCATGTCCGGCGACGAAGAATGGTGCGTGGTCACCGGAGGCCGAGGCTTCGCGGCGCGCCACTTGGTCCAGATGCTGATCCGATGCGATGTGTTCCGGGTCCGAATCGCCGACCTCGGCTCCACCGTTGATCTAGAACCTTCCGAAGAAAACGGCATTCTAGCCGAAGCCCTGAGCACCGGTCGCGCCCAGTACGTGTCCCTCGACCTCCGCAGCAAGAGCCAAGTTCTTCAAGgtcatctttctttttctcgcAGTCTTGAGTTTGCATCAATGGCGGCTGATTTGTGTGCGTGATTTGATTTTCTGCATTATGCATTCAATCTTGTAGCGTTACAAGGCGCGGAGGTTGTGTTCCACATGGCGGCTCCGAATTCGTCCATCAACAATTACAAGCTCCACCACTCGGTCAATGTAGAAGGTATACAATCAGAATTGTGCTTTTTTTGCTTCTTGTTTTTGATAAGTTTAGTAAATAATTTCGTAGTTCGGGTTCAGTCAATGGATATGATTGATGTTTGATCCTTGGAGTTTTTTTGGGGTTTTATgcaaagtttttttctttttcttttgaaacttTGCTTTGATTTTGTTCAGGAACTCAGAATGTGATTGATGCTTGTACTGAGCTCAAAGTAAAGAGACTTATATATACTAGCTCCCCTAGTGTTGTTTTTGATGGGATTCATGGCATTGTTGACGGAGATGAGTCTTTGCCATATCCACCTAAGGTACTAGTATTTCCTAATGTATTTACAGTGATGCAAGATGAGGATATccgggtaaagtaggagtagccgaaattgaaggaaagatgagagaaaatcggttacggtggtttggacatgtgcaaagaaggcctactgacgctccgattagaagatgcgactatgggacagaggttcagggccgaaggggtagaggaagacctaggaaaactttggaagagactctaagaaaagacttagagtacttggatctaacggaggacatgacacaggatcgagcacaatggcgttctaagattcatatagccgatcccactcagtgacttggattttccaagtctccaatcgagaagttttcctcactcgggaaattaagggaacactaccccaacctacatgctccactcagaaagcttcaacatacaagcttcaacaaaagaaaattcaaagaacttagcgaagaaggctttggtgtatttaacacaatacgttgaaatgaaggaaaacttatttattgatatccccgatcagctacaaatatgtacatatacatgagtcaaaataaacacacaagacggagccttcacaaaggttgcttaggagaagtttcagcagtcggtagagccccagaaagagaaggcaccggagggggatcatttggagcctcagtactggacagaaccctagaaggaggaggcatcagaggttgatcattcggagcttcattacgcggtacagccccagaagacgaaggcaataaatgcctttggaacaaacccacaaatctctgatgatcaagtaaaacctgaccatcagtttccttcatctggtcaagcttcctcttcatgtttgtagcatagtcatgtgcgagccggtgcaactgtttattctcatgcttgagccctctaatctcctgtttgagactcatcacttcagccgccaaggattcaacttggcgggttcgagcaaataggcgttgggccatattagacacagaacctgcacactgaacactgagagccaacgaatccttaacagctaactcatcagaccgtttggaaagtagtctgttatctttgggagtgagaaggttcctggccaccaccgcagcggtcatatcattcttcatcacggaatccccaacggtaagaggaccagtaggggagacgaaggatgggcgccatatgttgtctggagaaggcggggctgcctcttcaacaaggttcaagtcaaaacgacggtcggaggggccagacattttcaaaggtgttgaagagagaagaggtcggacaaatcaagatcttagaagtgcaagaatgaagcttctactggtggagattcaagtgtgctttggaacttaatgtcagcctctataaaaatctgcactcgacggagcttcggaaatcgaagaagcgcctgctcagaaatcgaagaggcgtttgctttctcaaaagctgggctgcttagagatcacgagggttgatctcagaaatcgaagaggcgtttgctttctcaaaagttgggcttctcaaagaccacgaaggccgatctcagaaatcgaagaggcgctcgctttctcaaaagctgggctccccagagaccacgagggccgatctcagaaatcgaagaggcacctacttttccagccttgtcagcacccgtcacacgcacactcagctttgcagaaattatgggcattctgtcgaagacttctggggaagtagaaaacacatgaatcttactgttcaatcacccacttcccacacgcaacaatagctcatgggtaccacagataactttgccaaagttctctgccaaagttgagcacgtgaagcttgcagctcccactacatcgctctgaccaagaagggtaaaagaatagcaaagaaacagcactaacaaagtttagacccataaattttgaaggtctagctaccatattattacccacaaaggtaaaggaacagtactattgctggataattggaaagtccctgtgtgtcaacctctgtgcttcgtggcaaggtagactagcaaacatgcccaacctttactcacattcaagaaaacactcccaataagattgcttgctccaaaatcgaagaggcaccgtcctccgaatctcgagagccagactcccaacatgactactttcttaaaaatcgaagagagggtaaaggaacagtaccattgctggataattggaaagtccctgtgtgtcaacctctgtgcttcgtggcaaggtagactagcaaacatgcccaacctttactcacattcgagaaaacacttccaacaagattgcttgctccaaaatcgaagaggcaccgccctccgaatctcgagagccagactcccaacgtgattactttctcaaaaatcgaagagacactgctccccgaatcctcgagagccagacccccagcatgattgctttctcaaaaatcgatgaggcatcgttctccgaatcaatcgaagaggcgctcgctttctcaaaagctgggctgctcagagaccacgagggccgatctcagaaatcgaagaggcacctacttttctagccttgtcagcacctgtcacacgcacactcagctttgcagaaattatgggcattctgtcgaagacttctggtgaagtagaaagcacatgaatcttactgttcaatcacccacttcccacacgcaacaatagctcatgggtaccacagataactttgccaaagttctctgccaaagttgagcacgtgaagcttgcagctcccactacatcgctctgaccaagaaaggtaaaagaatagcaaagaaacagcactaacaaagtttagacacataaattttgaaggtctagctaccatattattacccacaagggtaaaggaacagtaccactgctggataattggaaagtccctgtgtgtcaacctctgtgcttcgtggcaaggtagactagcaaacatgcccaacctttactcactttcgagaaaacactcccaacaagattgcttgctccaaaatcgaagaggcaccgtcctccgaatctcgagagccagactcccaacatgactactttctcaaaagcgaagagagggtaaaggaacagtaccattgctggataattggaaagtctctgtgtgtcaacctttgtgcttcgtggcaaggtagactagcaaacatgcccaacctttactcacattcgagacaacactcccaacaggattgcttgctccaaaatcgaagaggcaccgcccttcgaatctcgagagccagactcccaacatgattacttcctcaaaaatcgaagagacactgctctacgaatctcgagagccagacccccagcatgattgctttctcaaaaatcgaaaaggcatcgttctccgaatctcgagagccagataccacagaccactttttcaaagtgctctgacagagttaaaacatgtgaaactggcagctcccactaccgtgctatgaccaagcagggtaaaggaatagcattactacttgttgttagggagactcctatatatgtcgacctccatccccaacggacaggcagacctgcaaaaatgctcaacctttcatcatatctgagagggcactcccaacgaagcctttcgaaatattcagctttctttccccccgataatacctctgcaaacaagctatactagagcaagaatatctcatatcatcagggttaaaagcaagagtatcccatatcatgctttttccctgtcttttcctttggccttgtttttacctgcaagacaaggagaaagagagcaatcagtcagcacttggatcaagcttccagccaggaactgactgcctggaaccccttacctgattacttacctggcattgctctcgtgtactcatcttcaacatcttatgtttccagggaagattccgcatctgcttgaggaacagatagggcaagtgcgaaggatacaaggaagcatgtggagacaagcgtaacaacacacgtgccgatacacccattactctgtcaaaagcaaaagtatcccatatcagcagggtggaacgtactctagatttgatggacttgttttgaccctcaaattcttcagtcggccttatactctggaggaaaccagaaaaccctccagctcagttcaagaataagcctgtggaaagttacttcttcaaaagcaaaagtatctcatatcatctcttctcatttttcttctctttatccttcatgctgctgcaagatggggagaaggtgaacaatcagtcggagctctgattgcttaccttgtctgtcacctctttcagcagaccccctagctcggcgacttgggggactcctactacatggtttgtatcgcgcttgaccaagcctgagactacaagtaagcttcaagtgaaattgatacattaccttgtgcatctccaccagttaaagataccacccctggatggaggaagagtacttccagagaagatgccacatctacctatgagacagataaggcaagtcaagacgacaccacactccgatacttagaagtttcgtgattacgagatcattctcccacaatatttcctaatgtcatttgtactaaatcattcacttgtactcactaaaggagagcttgaacctatgtacttgtgtaaacccttcacaattaatgagaactcttctattccgtggacgtagccaatatgggtgaaccacgtacatcttgtgtttgctttcctatctctatccatttatatacttatccacactaatgaccggagcaatctagcgaagatcacaaaaagcgaccgttttcgctacctaggatctatcttgcaagagaacggagaattagatggagatctcaaccatagaatacgagctggatggatgaagtgtaagagtgcatccggcgtgttgtgtgaccgtcgtaggccactgaagctcaagggaaaattttataggacggcaataaggccagcgatgttgtatggc
This window contains:
- the LOC139192053 gene encoding DNA cross-link repair protein SNM1, whose protein sequence is MSSKSQPFSSTRFNSMIAAAAADDDDFQIPLTQTATAPKPSKKLKRSKPVYRGKENIPPNCLGSKDSTLEQTQGFKSSVFEDCSLDSIPASFDCGTLDGGGLASSSACVDEEKGLKSKGGYLCNSIESRLIKPRPDWDFGSGDGESQDFEELDVLLKLCDRAEGGESVGVNGMEEGFGIVEDENAGLVLCPLCGADISDLSDEERQVHSNECLDKEEVQTQDAPRPDEEREHQNSGQVLEWLGSLGLEKYKDVFVREEIDWDTLQWLTEEDLFSIGITALGPQKKIVHALAQLREGATTTTTSSTEAQPRKKRANGVDMPNDASEAPVNDVSKTAANKLITDYFPGFGTARKQVCTTSREQQRVEKRVSGSGQKRGVANNNATNRKLRDIPSWCCIPGTPFRVDAFKYLRRDCSHWFLTHFHMDHYQGLTKSFCHGKIYCSSITAKLVNMKIGIPWDSIQVVPVNQKMNIAGINVTCLDANHCPGSIIILFEPPDSKAVLHTGDFRYSDSAASMSFLQACSIHTLILDTTYCNPQYDFPKQEAVIQFVIDAIQAETFNPKTLFLIGSYTIGKERLFLEVARVLRKKIYVNAGKLHTLKCLDFPEEDMQWFTLNEQESHIHVVPMWTLASFKRLKHISNQYSGRFSLIVAFSPTGWTFGKGKKSPGRRSQQGTVIRYEVPYSEHSSFTELKEFVKLVSPVEIIPSVNNHGPDSAKAMVSLLSS